A single genomic interval of Terriglobus albidus harbors:
- a CDS encoding CocE/NonD family hydrolase yields the protein MKLHGLAVAAIFAAGCAFAQTTEIHNDIPASFTPPKQQAETVTKPEWDYTKRVEMVPMRDGTRLYTVIVIPKGAMNVPMILTRTPYNAASRAAAARTPIATGNAASPERGAGKQDSSHMIDELGLADEVFVHAGWIRIYQDVRGKYGSEGPYLMTPPQVGPYNATGADDTMDAYDTIDWLVKHVPESNGRVGMLGSSYEGYTVQMALLNPHPALKVALPESPMTDGWMGDDWFHYGAFRQTNLDYFLSQTTARGAGKRGNHGAEDDYTAYLQRGSAGDMARYLGEEQLPYWKTVESHPAYDGFWQAQALDKLAGDKPLSVPTMWLQGLWDQEDMWGAIHSYRAAEPKDKSNTLNYLVMGPWFHSQVNREGRALGPLVWDGDTTQYFRREVMMPFFSQYLVDGAPKAATPPVLIYNTSANHWDRFDKWPLSCDTGCENSAKPLYLTANGSLSWSAPKAGEQYSAYTSDPAKPVPYLPRPVTGEHWRTWLVTDQRFVDGRPDVLTFITEPLKEPLRLSGTPVVNLMASTSGSDSDFVVKLIDVYPENVADDWKGYELPISLDIFRARYRKSFEKPEAFKPNEPELVKFDLPQVNHTFEPGHRIMVQVQSTLFPLYDRNPQTFVPNIFDAKPEDYKKAEQRIWHQPGKASFIELPVVK from the coding sequence ATGAAGCTTCACGGCCTGGCCGTAGCCGCCATCTTTGCCGCAGGCTGCGCGTTTGCGCAGACAACTGAGATCCACAACGATATTCCTGCCTCGTTCACGCCGCCCAAACAGCAGGCCGAGACCGTGACCAAGCCCGAGTGGGATTACACCAAACGCGTCGAGATGGTGCCGATGCGCGACGGCACCAGGCTCTACACCGTCATCGTGATCCCCAAAGGCGCGATGAACGTGCCCATGATCCTGACGCGCACACCCTACAACGCTGCCTCGCGCGCAGCTGCAGCCCGCACCCCCATCGCAACCGGCAACGCCGCCTCGCCCGAGCGCGGTGCAGGGAAGCAGGATTCATCCCACATGATCGACGAGCTTGGTCTCGCGGACGAGGTCTTTGTCCACGCCGGCTGGATTCGCATCTATCAGGACGTCCGTGGCAAGTACGGCTCTGAAGGTCCATACCTGATGACTCCTCCGCAGGTCGGTCCCTACAACGCCACCGGCGCCGACGACACCATGGACGCCTATGACACCATCGACTGGCTGGTGAAGCACGTGCCCGAGTCCAATGGTCGCGTCGGTATGCTCGGCTCCTCCTATGAGGGCTACACCGTGCAGATGGCCCTGCTGAACCCGCATCCGGCCCTCAAGGTCGCCCTTCCCGAAAGCCCGATGACCGACGGCTGGATGGGTGACGACTGGTTCCACTACGGCGCCTTCCGCCAGACTAATCTCGACTACTTCCTCTCGCAGACCACGGCTCGCGGCGCAGGCAAGCGCGGCAATCATGGAGCTGAGGACGACTACACCGCCTACCTGCAGCGCGGCTCCGCAGGCGATATGGCCCGCTACCTCGGCGAAGAGCAGCTTCCTTACTGGAAGACCGTTGAATCGCATCCGGCCTATGACGGCTTCTGGCAGGCGCAGGCGCTGGACAAGCTTGCCGGCGACAAGCCTCTCTCGGTTCCGACCATGTGGCTGCAGGGTCTGTGGGATCAGGAAGACATGTGGGGCGCCATCCACAGCTATCGAGCCGCCGAACCGAAGGACAAGAGCAATACGTTGAATTATTTGGTGATGGGACCGTGGTTCCATTCCCAGGTCAATCGCGAAGGGCGCGCCCTCGGCCCACTGGTCTGGGACGGCGATACCACCCAATACTTCCGCCGCGAGGTCATGATGCCGTTCTTCTCGCAGTACCTCGTCGACGGTGCGCCCAAGGCCGCAACGCCTCCCGTGCTGATCTACAACACCAGCGCCAACCATTGGGATCGCTTCGATAAGTGGCCGCTGAGCTGCGATACCGGCTGCGAGAATAGCGCCAAACCGCTATACCTCACAGCCAATGGAAGCCTAAGCTGGAGTGCTCCTAAAGCCGGCGAGCAGTACAGCGCTTATACCTCTGATCCGGCAAAGCCTGTGCCCTACCTCCCGCGTCCGGTTACCGGCGAACACTGGCGCACCTGGCTGGTCACCGACCAGCGCTTCGTCGATGGCCGCCCCGACGTCCTGACCTTCATCACCGAGCCGCTCAAGGAGCCTCTGCGCCTCAGTGGAACACCAGTTGTGAACCTGATGGCTTCAACGTCTGGAAGCGATTCCGACTTCGTTGTGAAGCTCATCGATGTCTATCCCGAGAACGTGGCTGACGACTGGAAAGGCTATGAGCTACCGATCTCGCTGGACATCTTCCGTGCCCGCTACCGCAAGAGCTTCGAGAAGCCGGAAGCCTTCAAGCCCAACGAGCCCGAGCTGGTGAAGTTCGACCTGCCGCAGGTCAATCACACCTTCGAGCCCGGTCACCGCATCATGGTGCAGGTCCAGTCGACACTCTTCCCACTCTACGACCGCAACCCCCAGACCTTCGTCCCCAACATCTTCGACGCCAAACCCGAAGACTATAAGAAAGCCGAACAACGCATCTGGCACCAGCCTGGCAAGGCCAGCTTTATCGAATTGCCAGTGGTGAAGTAG
- a CDS encoding thiamine phosphate synthase — translation MTRCAITNRKIVSSEEQAARLALLDLARRCAQTGIDYLQLREKDLGAAEMVSLARRILTELSGSQTRLLINGRLDVALAAGAHGVHLTSREGELTPAQVRSIFPEAIVSVSCHTLDDIWRSLDADFLLFGPVFEKSVAGERISKGSGLELLREACLTAGHVPVLALGGITAENTSACLEAGAAGIAGIRLFL, via the coding sequence ATGACCCGGTGTGCGATCACCAATCGAAAGATAGTTTCATCAGAGGAACAAGCCGCCCGGCTGGCCCTCCTCGATCTTGCGCGCCGTTGTGCCCAAACCGGCATCGACTATTTGCAATTGAGAGAAAAGGACTTAGGGGCCGCGGAGATGGTTTCCCTCGCCCGCCGGATACTCACCGAACTCTCCGGCAGCCAGACCAGGCTGCTGATCAACGGCCGCCTGGACGTCGCCTTGGCCGCTGGAGCGCATGGCGTTCACTTGACCTCCCGGGAGGGGGAACTGACCCCGGCGCAGGTGCGGTCCATCTTCCCCGAAGCCATCGTCAGCGTCTCCTGCCACACCCTCGACGACATCTGGCGCTCCCTTGACGCAGACTTTCTCCTCTTCGGTCCGGTCTTTGAGAAGTCCGTCGCCGGCGAACGGATCAGCAAAGGTTCAGGCCTCGAGCTGCTCCGTGAGGCATGCCTTACCGCCGGCCATGTGCCCGTCCTTGCCCTTGGCGGCATCACCGCTGAGAACACCAGCGCCTGCCTGGAAGCCGGGGCCGCAGGAATTGCAGGCATCCGGCTCTTCCTCTGA
- the sthA gene encoding Si-specific NAD(P)(+) transhydrogenase — MSSVYDLIVIGSGPAGQRAAIHGAKLGKRVALVENREVVGGACINTGTIPSKTMREAVLHLSGYNYRSIYGMNYRVKERITMADLAFRVQHVIKTEIDVTQAQLSRNNIEVLTGSASFEDPTHVRVSNSRGTTVYEAAATLIATGTKPATSPKVPINGTTIINSDLVLDLKTLPKTMIIVGGGVIGVEYTCMFAALGVRCTLIERRPRLLEFADQEIVESLSYHLRDSRVTMRLNEEVESVESMDDGTVVANLESKKKVTGDTLLYAVGRQGNVDELNLPAIGVEADNRGRIPVDKDFRTKCPNIFAAGDVIGFPSLASVSMEQGRVASARAFGDETILSNPSYYPYGIYTIPEISFIGKTEEQLTEEDVPYEVGVAYYREIARGQIRGDTTGRLKLIFHRENHSLLGVHIIGEGASELLHIGQAVMALGGTIEYFVDTVFNYPTLAECYKVAAFNGLNRVSKLD, encoded by the coding sequence ATGAGCAGTGTTTACGATCTGATCGTTATCGGTTCCGGCCCGGCGGGTCAGCGTGCCGCCATCCACGGCGCGAAACTTGGCAAAAGGGTCGCCCTGGTGGAGAACCGCGAGGTCGTGGGTGGCGCCTGTATCAATACCGGCACCATTCCGTCGAAGACGATGCGCGAAGCCGTACTGCATCTCTCCGGCTATAACTACCGTTCCATCTACGGCATGAACTACCGGGTGAAAGAGCGCATCACGATGGCCGACCTGGCCTTCCGTGTGCAACACGTCATCAAGACTGAGATCGACGTTACTCAGGCACAGCTCTCTCGTAACAACATCGAAGTTCTGACCGGTTCCGCCAGCTTTGAAGACCCGACACATGTCCGCGTAAGCAACTCCCGTGGAACGACGGTCTATGAGGCGGCGGCAACGCTGATCGCCACCGGAACCAAGCCGGCGACCTCGCCGAAGGTGCCGATCAACGGCACAACCATCATCAATTCAGACCTGGTGCTCGATCTGAAGACTCTGCCCAAGACGATGATCATCGTCGGCGGCGGTGTGATCGGTGTGGAGTACACCTGCATGTTCGCCGCTCTGGGTGTGCGCTGCACGCTGATTGAGCGCCGTCCACGGCTGCTGGAGTTTGCCGATCAGGAGATCGTCGAATCGCTCAGCTATCACCTCCGCGACTCGCGCGTGACCATGCGCCTGAACGAAGAGGTGGAGTCGGTGGAATCGATGGATGACGGCACGGTGGTCGCCAACCTCGAGTCGAAAAAGAAGGTGACGGGCGATACGTTGCTGTATGCCGTCGGACGCCAGGGCAATGTCGATGAGCTGAATCTTCCGGCGATCGGCGTTGAGGCCGATAACCGCGGACGTATTCCGGTCGACAAGGACTTCCGCACCAAGTGTCCGAACATCTTTGCCGCAGGTGATGTCATCGGTTTTCCCTCGCTGGCTTCGGTCAGCATGGAGCAGGGCCGTGTGGCTTCGGCTCGTGCGTTTGGGGACGAGACGATTTTGTCGAACCCGAGCTACTACCCATACGGCATCTACACCATTCCAGAGATCAGCTTCATCGGCAAGACCGAGGAGCAGCTTACGGAAGAGGATGTGCCGTATGAAGTCGGTGTGGCCTACTATCGTGAGATTGCGCGTGGACAGATTCGCGGCGATACGACGGGACGTTTGAAGCTGATCTTCCATCGCGAGAACCACTCTCTGCTGGGTGTGCACATCATCGGTGAAGGCGCTTCGGAGCTGCTGCACATTGGCCAGGCGGTGATGGCGCTGGGTGGAACGATTGAGTACTTTGTGGACACGGTCTTCAACTATCCCACGCTGGCTGAGTGCTACAAGGTGGCGGCGTTCAATGGATTGAACCGTGTGAGTAAGCTGGATTAG
- a CDS encoding ribonuclease HI family protein has translation MRETQGLFTEEATKDAGWVSAFCDGGARGNPGPAGFGAVLYAPDGTVLAELSEFLGFRTNNYAEYSGLLAVLAYAIEHKIPRLKVTSDSELMVKQIQGKYKVSSPDLKPMWEEAKRRIRQLDRFEIGHALRNKNKVADRLANEAMDRGMKRENKPGGPPPAPLKATPYPTKSTAPPNPNGNPMLRGFVRDGVVHLLGGATLPEGAFVKVIKE, from the coding sequence ATGCGCGAGACACAGGGTTTATTTACAGAAGAAGCCACGAAGGACGCAGGCTGGGTCTCAGCCTTCTGCGACGGCGGAGCTCGCGGCAACCCCGGCCCCGCCGGCTTCGGAGCGGTGCTCTACGCTCCCGACGGCACCGTCCTCGCGGAGCTGAGCGAGTTCCTCGGCTTCCGCACCAACAACTACGCGGAGTACTCTGGCCTGCTGGCCGTGCTTGCCTATGCCATCGAGCACAAGATCCCGCGGCTCAAAGTCACGTCAGACTCCGAGCTGATGGTCAAGCAGATCCAGGGCAAGTACAAGGTCAGCTCGCCTGATCTGAAGCCTATGTGGGAGGAAGCCAAACGCCGCATCCGCCAACTCGATCGCTTCGAGATCGGCCACGCCCTGCGCAATAAGAACAAAGTCGCGGACCGCCTGGCCAACGAGGCCATGGACCGCGGCATGAAACGCGAGAATAAGCCCGGCGGCCCTCCACCAGCTCCGCTGAAGGCCACACCCTATCCAACTAAATCCACAGCCCCGCCCAATCCCAACGGCAACCCTATGCTCCGCGGCTTCGTCCGCGACGGCGTAGTCCACCTTCTCGGCGGCGCAACCCTGCCCGAAGGCGCCTTCGTGAAAGTGATCAAGGAATAA
- a CDS encoding GatB/YqeY domain-containing protein, which produces MAITEQIGKDIITAMKAKEELRLTTLRMAKAALKNKEIDKRQPLTDAEEQQILTTLIKQRKDAAEQFAKGGRPELAEKEQAEIVIIEAYLPKQSSDEEILAVVQGAIVTLAESGTKPGPKDMGAAMKIIQQRIAASGLHADNKRVSEMVKAELAK; this is translated from the coding sequence ATGGCCATCACAGAACAGATCGGCAAAGACATCATCACCGCGATGAAGGCCAAAGAGGAGCTGCGGCTCACCACGTTGCGCATGGCAAAAGCCGCGCTCAAAAACAAGGAGATCGACAAGCGCCAGCCACTCACCGACGCCGAAGAGCAGCAGATTCTCACCACGCTGATCAAGCAGCGCAAAGACGCCGCCGAGCAGTTCGCCAAGGGAGGCCGCCCGGAGCTCGCCGAAAAGGAACAGGCCGAGATCGTCATCATCGAGGCCTATCTGCCCAAGCAGTCGAGCGACGAAGAGATTCTGGCTGTTGTGCAGGGCGCCATCGTCACCCTGGCGGAGTCCGGCACCAAGCCCGGACCGAAGGACATGGGCGCAGCCATGAAGATCATTCAGCAGCGTATCGCTGCCAGCGGCCTGCACGCCGACAACAAGCGTGTCTCCGAGATGGTGAAGGCGGAACTGGCGAAATAG
- a CDS encoding pyridoxal-phosphate-dependent aminotransferase family protein gives MIRKTRLFTPGPTPLLPAAQFAMAAADIHHRTPEFRALFTKVLSQLKDFVGTSNDVILLSSSGSGAMEAAVSNLTSPGDRVLVVTAGKFGERWVGLGKAFGCHVDVVSAPYGQTVSLDEVKAALKPDTTAVFVQATESSTGVRHDVKGIAELLKAEKSGALLIVDAITGLGTTHLDMDAWGVDVLIGGSQKAVMMPPGLSYLAVSQRAWDRMETSKNPRYYFDLRKERKNAAKGESAYTPPVSLIAALGASLDYIAGQADGDLKAGRTKLVDNAETCAAMTRAAAEALGLKLFAPKGYEAAAATAILPPEGVDSGVIVKGLKSKFAAIVTDGQGEMKGSLFRIAHIGFFDYLDTIAIIGALEQVAVAAKLPLPALEFGKGLIAAQKVFAERVK, from the coding sequence ATGATCCGTAAAACACGCCTTTTTACGCCCGGTCCGACACCCCTGCTTCCGGCAGCACAGTTCGCCATGGCAGCGGCGGACATTCACCATCGCACCCCCGAGTTCCGCGCTCTGTTTACCAAGGTGCTCTCGCAGTTGAAGGACTTCGTTGGTACCTCCAACGACGTGATCCTGCTCTCTTCGTCCGGTTCGGGCGCGATGGAGGCCGCGGTCTCCAATCTGACTTCGCCTGGCGACCGCGTGCTGGTGGTAACCGCCGGTAAGTTTGGCGAGCGCTGGGTAGGCCTGGGCAAGGCCTTCGGATGTCATGTGGATGTTGTCAGCGCCCCCTACGGCCAGACCGTCTCGCTGGACGAGGTGAAGGCCGCGCTGAAGCCGGATACAACCGCTGTCTTCGTGCAGGCGACCGAGAGCTCCACCGGCGTGCGTCACGATGTGAAGGGAATCGCCGAGCTACTGAAGGCGGAGAAGTCTGGGGCCCTGCTGATCGTCGATGCGATCACCGGTCTTGGCACCACGCACCTCGACATGGATGCATGGGGAGTCGACGTTCTGATCGGCGGTTCGCAGAAGGCCGTGATGATGCCTCCGGGGCTGAGCTACCTGGCGGTGAGCCAGCGTGCGTGGGACCGCATGGAGACCTCTAAGAATCCGCGTTACTACTTCGACCTGCGTAAGGAGCGCAAGAACGCGGCCAAGGGCGAGTCTGCCTACACGCCGCCGGTATCGCTGATTGCTGCTCTGGGTGCTTCGCTGGACTACATCGCGGGCCAGGCTGATGGCGACCTGAAGGCCGGCCGTACCAAGCTGGTGGACAATGCCGAGACCTGCGCCGCGATGACGCGTGCCGCGGCTGAGGCTCTGGGTCTGAAGCTTTTCGCTCCCAAAGGTTACGAGGCTGCCGCCGCCACCGCGATTCTGCCTCCCGAGGGTGTTGATTCGGGTGTGATCGTGAAGGGCCTGAAGTCGAAGTTCGCGGCCATTGTGACCGACGGTCAGGGCGAGATGAAGGGGTCCCTCTTCCGCATTGCGCACATCGGCTTCTTCGACTATCTGGACACCATCGCCATCATCGGCGCTCTGGAGCAGGTTGCCGTTGCGGCGAAGCTGCCGCTGCCAGCGCTTGAGTTCGGAAAGGGACTCATCGCTGCGCAGAAGGTCTTTGCTGAGCGGGTGAAGTAG
- a CDS encoding glutathionylspermidine synthase family protein, translating into MKRSSISLRSDWQRIVEEQGLTFHTLEDGSPYWDESACYEFSSAEVDMLEAAANEMQQMCLAAAQHVIDNERYDELEIDPEAVPMIEWAWEQEPPAIYGRFDFSYDGVTPPKLLEYNADTPTALLEAAVIQWTWMEQVHPGTDQFNSIHDRLIAKWKDVAPYLSKPVYFASVNAPEDLLTVTYLRDTAEQAGIPTGQLLMEEIGWDSERRTFVDLENRRIDSIFKLYPWETMVEEEFGASALETYQDVKWIEPIWKMLLSNKGILPILWELYPDHPNLLPAYFADLSVPPAPGTVRKPMHSREGANITLVRADGTVYATEGDYTDRLCIDQVLAPPAVFDGQYPVLGLWMIDQECGGMGIRESSEPVTGNFSRFVPHFFR; encoded by the coding sequence ATGAAGCGTTCCAGCATCTCTCTCCGCAGTGACTGGCAGCGGATCGTTGAAGAGCAGGGCCTCACCTTTCACACGCTCGAAGATGGCTCTCCGTACTGGGATGAGTCGGCGTGCTACGAGTTCTCGTCTGCCGAGGTGGACATGCTGGAGGCCGCGGCCAATGAGATGCAGCAGATGTGTCTTGCCGCTGCGCAGCATGTCATCGACAACGAGCGGTATGACGAGCTGGAGATCGATCCCGAAGCTGTGCCGATGATCGAGTGGGCGTGGGAGCAGGAGCCGCCCGCGATCTATGGCCGTTTCGATTTCAGCTATGACGGCGTGACGCCGCCGAAGCTGCTGGAGTACAACGCCGATACCCCCACGGCACTGTTGGAGGCGGCTGTCATTCAGTGGACATGGATGGAGCAGGTGCATCCGGGGACGGATCAGTTCAATTCGATCCATGATCGTCTGATTGCAAAGTGGAAGGACGTTGCTCCCTATCTTTCGAAGCCGGTGTACTTCGCAAGTGTCAATGCTCCTGAAGACCTGCTGACGGTGACGTATCTGCGCGACACGGCGGAGCAGGCAGGTATTCCCACAGGACAGTTGTTGATGGAAGAGATTGGATGGGACAGCGAGCGGCGCACCTTTGTCGATCTGGAGAACCGGCGCATCGACTCCATCTTCAAGCTCTATCCGTGGGAGACGATGGTGGAGGAAGAGTTCGGTGCTTCGGCGCTGGAGACCTACCAGGATGTGAAGTGGATCGAGCCCATCTGGAAGATGCTGCTCTCGAACAAAGGCATTCTGCCGATTCTATGGGAGCTGTATCCGGATCATCCCAATCTATTGCCGGCATACTTTGCGGACCTGAGTGTGCCTCCTGCACCAGGAACGGTGCGTAAGCCGATGCACTCGCGTGAGGGTGCGAATATCACCCTGGTGCGTGCGGATGGAACGGTCTACGCCACCGAGGGCGACTATACGGACCGGCTCTGTATCGATCAGGTGCTGGCGCCGCCTGCGGTTTTTGATGGGCAGTATCCGGTGTTGGGGCTGTGGATGATTGATCAGGAGTGCGGCGGCATGGGGATTCGCGAGTCTTCTGAGCCGGTTACGGGGAATTTCAGCCGCTTCGTTCCACATTTTTTCCGCTGA
- the bla gene encoding subclass B3 metallo-beta-lactamase, producing MIRRLVLFAALFVCSLYAHAAVYPNFPPHKIAGNLYYVGDSFEAAFLIVTPQGNILLNVGDQDEIKLVKENVAALGFKWADTKLLLSSQAHFDHVGAAAQVVKETGAKFLVMDGDVDLAESGGKKDFAYSAPKYQFPPAHVDKVLHDGEVVQLGGVKLVAHKTPGHTRGCTTFTMQVSEGGKTYNVVIVGAGGANFGDAGYELVGNKVYPQIVSDLRKSYAVLHSLPCDIFLGAHGVYYGLKEKYPRSKTEGVNAWVDPAGYKAYVDGKEKEFEAELKKEEKK from the coding sequence ATGATCCGTCGCCTCGTCCTTTTTGCAGCCCTGTTTGTGTGCTCGTTGTACGCACACGCCGCTGTGTATCCGAACTTTCCTCCGCACAAGATTGCGGGAAATCTCTATTACGTCGGCGACAGCTTTGAGGCGGCGTTTCTTATCGTGACGCCGCAGGGCAACATTCTGTTGAATGTGGGCGATCAGGACGAAATCAAGCTCGTGAAAGAGAACGTCGCCGCGCTGGGCTTCAAGTGGGCGGACACGAAGCTGCTGCTCTCAAGCCAGGCGCACTTTGATCATGTTGGAGCGGCGGCGCAGGTAGTGAAGGAGACGGGAGCGAAGTTCCTGGTGATGGATGGCGATGTGGATTTGGCGGAGTCGGGCGGCAAGAAGGACTTTGCCTACTCCGCGCCGAAGTACCAGTTTCCGCCGGCGCATGTGGACAAGGTGCTGCATGACGGTGAGGTGGTGCAGTTGGGCGGAGTGAAGCTGGTCGCCCACAAGACTCCGGGACATACGCGCGGTTGCACTACCTTCACGATGCAGGTGAGCGAGGGCGGCAAGACCTACAACGTGGTGATTGTGGGCGCGGGTGGCGCCAACTTCGGCGATGCCGGGTATGAGCTGGTGGGTAACAAAGTGTATCCGCAGATCGTGAGCGATCTGCGTAAAAGCTATGCTGTGCTGCATTCGCTGCCCTGCGACATCTTTCTCGGAGCCCATGGCGTGTACTACGGGTTGAAAGAAAAGTATCCGCGTTCGAAGACCGAAGGTGTGAACGCGTGGGTCGATCCGGCTGGGTATAAGGCGTATGTGGATGGGAAAGAGAAAGAGTTTGAAGCGGAGTTGAAGAAGGAAGAGAAGAAATAA
- the galU gene encoding UTP--glucose-1-phosphate uridylyltransferase GalU: MAFMKVRKAVFPAAGMGTRFLPATKATPKEMLPLVDKPLIQYGVEEAVAAGCEEIIIVTGRGKTTMEDHFDKSAELEASLEARGKTALLEVARSVSKLAKITYTRQAEALGLGHAVLQAKALVGDEPFAVILPDDIVDANVACMKQMVDAFNETQSSILGSEIVEGDAISAYGCLDCTPDANNPKLLAVKDMVEKPKPGTQPSQNAIIGRYILTPRIFEMLETITPGAGGELQLTDGIKALLQYEKVYGFTYEGKRHDAGDKLGFLKATVEFALKHDDLGPKFREWLKTFPI, from the coding sequence ATGGCATTCATGAAAGTCCGTAAAGCAGTTTTTCCAGCCGCAGGTATGGGCACCCGTTTCCTTCCTGCAACCAAAGCCACTCCCAAAGAGATGCTGCCGCTCGTCGACAAGCCACTGATTCAGTACGGCGTTGAAGAAGCCGTCGCCGCCGGTTGTGAAGAGATCATCATCGTCACCGGCCGTGGCAAAACCACCATGGAAGACCACTTCGATAAATCCGCCGAGTTGGAAGCCTCGCTCGAAGCTCGCGGCAAGACTGCTCTGCTCGAAGTCGCCCGCTCCGTTTCGAAGCTGGCAAAGATCACCTACACTCGTCAGGCTGAAGCCCTGGGCCTCGGTCATGCTGTCCTTCAGGCCAAGGCGCTGGTCGGCGATGAGCCCTTCGCGGTCATCCTGCCCGACGATATCGTCGATGCCAACGTCGCCTGCATGAAGCAAATGGTGGATGCCTTCAACGAAACGCAGTCCTCCATCCTGGGCTCCGAAATCGTAGAGGGGGATGCTATCTCCGCCTATGGCTGCCTGGACTGCACCCCCGACGCAAACAACCCGAAGCTGCTCGCTGTAAAGGACATGGTCGAAAAGCCCAAGCCCGGCACCCAGCCGAGCCAGAACGCCATCATCGGCCGCTACATCCTGACACCACGCATCTTCGAGATGCTCGAGACCATCACTCCCGGCGCGGGCGGTGAGCTGCAGCTCACCGACGGCATCAAGGCCCTGCTGCAGTACGAGAAGGTCTATGGCTTCACCTACGAAGGCAAGCGTCACGATGCCGGCGACAAGCTCGGCTTCCTAAAGGCTACGGTCGAGTTCGCCCTCAAGCACGACGACCTCGGACCCAAGTTCCGCGAGTGGCTGAAGACGTTCCCGATTTAG
- a CDS encoding AAA family ATPase, with amino-acid sequence MRPFVILSGCSGGGKSSLLEELARRGYRVVEEPGRRIVREEPEQGGSALPWIDVAAFLRRAITVSLADLDVAPSQGWVFFDRGLIDAASALQHVTGESVLEELGRKHRYYPQVFLTPPWPEIYGTDAERRHSFDEAMAEYDRLLKTYPILGYEVILLPKIGIRERADFILETLQGS; translated from the coding sequence ATGCGACCGTTCGTAATCCTCTCCGGCTGCTCAGGAGGAGGAAAGTCGTCGCTCCTCGAAGAGCTTGCTCGCAGAGGCTATCGCGTTGTCGAAGAGCCTGGCCGCCGGATCGTACGGGAAGAGCCAGAACAGGGAGGATCGGCGCTGCCATGGATCGATGTGGCAGCGTTCCTCCGACGCGCGATCACTGTCTCTCTCGCTGACCTCGACGTCGCCCCATCGCAGGGCTGGGTCTTCTTCGATCGCGGACTGATCGACGCTGCCTCAGCCCTGCAGCATGTCACCGGCGAATCCGTACTGGAAGAACTCGGGCGAAAGCACCGTTACTATCCACAGGTGTTTCTTACACCTCCCTGGCCGGAGATCTACGGAACCGACGCGGAGCGCCGCCACAGCTTCGACGAAGCGATGGCCGAATATGACAGATTACTTAAGACTTACCCAATCCTGGGTTATGAGGTCATTCTGCTGCCGAAGATCGGCATCCGCGAACGTGCCGATTTCATACTTGAGACGCTCCAAGGCAGCTAA